Within the Acidobacteriota bacterium genome, the region CGCAAATCCGCGATCGACCAGCACATCAACACGCGCAATCGGTGGGACGACCTGACCGACGTGATCAAGAAGATGCCGAACATGCTCGGGATCGGCCTCTCCGAAGGGACGGCGATCATCGTCACGGGGGACACGTTCGAAGTGGCGGGCAAGTGGAAGGTCGCCATTCACGACAACACGCGGCTCTATCAGCCATGGGAGAAACCGTATTACGTGTTGTCGGTGGGCGACGTCTACAACATGAAGACGCGGAAGATCGTGAAGCTCGGCACGGGCGCGGCGCCGGCACGCGCGCCTGCGCCTCCGCGGCAGGGTGCCGGTGCGCCAGGAGGACTCTAGGCGCCGGCAGGACGACGGTTCCTTCGCGTCCCCTCGAACCAAGCTGCGGTCTTACGATTCCCGCAGTGTTTGACTTGAGTGTCTCTGTAGGGGCACGGCATGCCGTGCCCCTACAGATGCGTAACGTCGTCCCTACTTGTCGATCGCGTCCGCCGGCGCGGCTTTCTTCTCCACCTTCACCGGGTTCTTCACGTACTTGTCGAGCCAGGCCGACCAGCGGGCCCACAGGTCGAGCAGCGTCTCGCGCGCCACGGGCCCGTGATCCTCGAACGGATAGAGATAGAGGGCCGAGGTCTTGCCGAGGCCGTTGAGCGCGTGGTGCAGCCTGATCGAGTTGGTCGGGTCTGTCCCGACGTTCTGGTCTGCCAGGTTGTGATACATCAGCAGGGCGCCGGTCAAGTTGTTCGCGTACAGGAACGGCGACATCCCGAGGTAGACGTTCGGCGCCTCCCAAAGATCGCGACGCTCACTCTGGAACCCGAGCGGAGTCAGCGTCCGGTTGTAGGCGCCGTCACCCGCGATGCCCGCCTTGAAGAATGGCGTATGCACCATCGCGTTGACCGTTGTGAACGCGCCGTAGCTGTGGCCGCCGATGGCCAGGCGGTTGCGATCCACCAACCCGCGGCGATCGAGCTCATCGATCATCGCCGACAGGCTGTTCCGCAGATCGTTCACGTAGTTGTTGTTCTGCTGATTGGCCGGCCCGACGATGGGCAGTCCGCCGCCGGGCGCTTCGACAACCACGGCGTAGCCCAGGCGCGCGAGGAACTGCATCGAGCGCGTCCCGAACGACGGGAACGCGTTCTTGTTGAACGTGCGGTCGGGTCGGTCGATCGCGTCCTGATCGACGAATTCGCGCGGGTACAACCAGAAGATGGCTGGCGGCTTCGGGCTGCCAGGTTTCCAGTCAGTGGGCATCGTCACGCTGAGGGCGAACTTGATGCCGTCGGGACGCTCCACGATCACGCGCTGCTTTGGCGCGGTGGTCAGATCGGGGAACAGGTCGGTGTTCTCGGTAAGCTGCTTGCGCGCGGGTCCATCGACGAGGAAGAACTGCGGCACCTCGGTGGAACTCTGGCGCTCCACGACGAACCGGCCGGCCTCAGGATCAATCACCGTCGCGACGCTTTCAAACACGTCCTTGTTGTCGCCTTCGAACAGCCGTTTCTTTTCGCCGGTCTTGATCGTCACCTTGTCGATGAACGTCTTGGGGCCGACCTTCTCGGGTTCCTTGTCGTAGGTGGCACCCTGGTAGTACACGCCCGTGTTGTCGGGCGACATCATCACCGGACCTGAACCGCCGCCGGCTCCGCCACGGCCGCCGCCGCCACCACGGCCGCCACCGCCGCCCCCGCGCGTCGACACGAGCGTCCCCGGATTGGCCGCCGGATCGTCGGTCCGGAAGCGGGCGAGGGTATAGCGCTGGTCGGGCGCCTGAAGATTGACCGCAACTTCCACGGTGTTCTGCCCGCTTGTCTCTCTGAAGAAGATCGTCTGCATGTCGGGCGAGTAGCGCACGCCATTCATGCGCGTGTTGTTTTCGAAGAGGACCTTGGCGCCCTTCTCGGCGAACGGCGGCGCCCACTGATACAGACGGTCTTTGCGCTGCGGCGCCTGGCCGCGCGCGCCACCGGTGGCCTGATCGCCGCCCGCTCCCGCTCCGCCTCGTCCCGCACGACCGGCGCCAGCCCGGCCCGATCCACCGGTGCTTGGAGCTGCCGGTTCCTGTTCAACGTAGGTGAGGCCCTGGCCGTCGGCGCGCCATGCCAGCTCACGCTTGCCGGCCTGACTGCCCCGGCCCGCCGGGGGTTCTGACGGGTCCGGCGCGGTCGCAGCCTGCGTGCCGAGGTCCAGCGGCCTGTCGGTCACCTTCGCCAGCACCTTGCCGTCCACATCCCAGACCTCCTCGACCTGACCGAAGTTGCCGACAGGTACGATGTACGAGAACGGTCTGGTCATGGTGGTGACGCGAATGAACTTGCCGTCCGGTGAGGCATCAATCGCGCGGATCATCGCCGGCTGACCGATCTTCCTGATGTGCTTGGCCGGTGGCGCGGGCCTGCCCTTGATCACAGGCGCGACGGGTGCCGTCAGGTCGATCGCGACGAGCTGTCCGGTCGTATGCCACTCGAGCAGGGCAAACTCGTACGGCGTGGACATCAGGCTTGGAAACGTCCGCAGGCGATTCTTGTCGGTTCCCTCGCTGACCTTCACTTCGGGTCCGCTTGGCGCCACCGGCGCCACAGGCATCGGCTTGCGGCCGTCGGGAATGACGATGGTCGTAATCTGCTTGCTGTCGTCAGTAAACTCGAAATTCGACACGAGCGTCGCCAGCACGGGTGTCGTCGTCAACTGCCGGGCCTTGTTGGTCGTGATGTCCGTCATCCAGATATGCGTGGCATCTTCCGTGTGAACGTAGTACGCGACGCTCTTCGAGTCAGGTGACCACACAGCGTTGGAGACGCGCGCGTTGGGCGGAATCTGAATCGTCTTCTTCGTGCCATCCGCCGCCGAGATGATCTGAATGCCAACGTCATTGCGAATTGTCAGGGCCCGGGCGCGATTGGCCTTGAAGTCGACGAAGATGCCCCCGAGCTCGTGAAACGGCTTTGAGAAGGTGGCCATCGGCACCGAGCCGTCGCCGATCTGGCTGAGGAACCACTTCTTGTCCGGGCTGGGGTTGGCAAGCGACACATTCTGCCAGCGCGGCGCGAGCACCGCAGGAGCCACTTCTGCCGGCGGCGTCGCGTAGGATTCCTGAGCAAGAGTCTGATCCGCCCAGCTGAGCGGCTTCTTCGGGGGCTCTGGTGCCTTCTCTGGCGTCTTGGGCGCAACCTGCGGAACAGCAACAGTCGGCTTCTGGCCTGCGGCCTGCGGGGTCGCGGTGACCGGCTTTTGCGCTGCCGGTGGCGCGGCGACGGTCTGTTTCTGCGGCGGCGCTGTCGTGGTCGCCTGGGCGAACATCGGCAGCTGGAATACGGTGAGAACAAGGATGAGCGAAACGGCCAGTGCGAAGCGCTTCGCGAGGTGGCCGGAGCCGATTGGCCCGCGTGTCGACATGATGCCTCCGTAGCGTGGTGTGATGAGAGGGAACTCAAGCGATCGCGCGACACAGCCCGGGCGGACCCGGCCGTGGCGAGACGCAGCAACATACACCTCCCGGCCTACCGGTGTCGAGCGTTCGGGTCGCGTCATGCCGAACAGGTGTTCGGAGAAGTGTTCGGAAATGCCGGCGCATCGCGGGCCAAGAGTGGCCTGGCAGCCCGTGGTGAAAGTCTGTCGTCGCACCGAGACCGGCGATGCGCCCGAATCGCAAGGCGCGAAACGCGAGAATATCGGGAATATTTGAGCGCTGAGCAACGCGGCGAGGCGGGATGCAGCGTCGGTCGAATGCAGACGGACTTCCACCGCGGGCTGCTATAATCGGCCGTCTCTCTCTTGATGTTCTGGAGGTTGCCTGTGATGAAGTGCTTACGCGTGATTGGTCTCGGCGCGGCAATGGCCATTGCTCTGGCTGTCGCCGGCCAAACGCTCGTCGGAGCCGGCCAGTCGGCGGCGCCGGCTCCGCCGGCGGGTTCGCCGTTTGACACGCTCCGGTTCCGTTCCATCGGCCCTGCGTCCATGTCGGGCCGCATCAGTGATCTCGCCGTGTACGAGGCCAACCCCGCGATCTACTACGTCGGCGCGGCCCACGGCGGTGTCTGGAAGACGACCAACAATGGCACGACGTTCGAGGCTCAGTTCCAGGATCGGGGGTTGATGTCGATTGGCGATGTGACGGTGTCGCAGAGCAATCCGGACCTGGTCTGGGTCGGCACCGGCGAATCGAACAATCGCCAGAGCGGCTCGTGGGGTGACGGCGTCTACAAGTCGACCGATGGCGGGAAGACGTGGGCCAGCGTGGGATTGCTGACCTCGCGCCACATCAACCGCATCATCATCGATCCGCGCGACAACGATATCGTGTTCGTGGCCGCCACCGGAAGCCTGTGGGGCCCTGGCGGTGAGCGCGGCGTGTACAAGACGACGGACGCCGGAAAGACGTGGAAGCAGGTATTGAAGGGCGACGATGACACGGGGGCGAACGACCTCGCGATGGACCCCAGCAACAGCCGGATCCTGTACGCGTCGATGTATCAACGGCGCCGCACGGCGTGCTGCATGAACGGCGGCGGTCCGGGTAGTGGCATCTTCAAGTCGACTGACGGCGGCGAGACATGGACAAAGCTGAAGGGCGGCCTGCCCGAGGGCGCATTGGGACGCATCGCGCTTGATGTCTATCGGCGCCGGCCGAACATCCTCTATGCGCTCGTGGAGGGCCCATCGCCTGCCGGTGGACGAGGAGCCGGAGGCGGCCCGCCTTCGCCGGCGGCTACGGCGGGGCAAGCTGGCGGGGGTGAACAGGCTCCCGGGCCGCCGGCTGGCGGCGGCGGGCGCGGCATGGCCACCGGCGTCAACGCGACGCCAACAGGCATCTATCGCTCCGACGACAGCGGCACCACGTGGCGCAAGGTGAACAACGTCAACCCGCGCCCGATGTACTTCAGCCAGGTGCGGATCGATCCGAACGACCCCGAGGTCCTGTTCATAGGCGGAGTCGACCTGCACATGACCACTGACGGCGGCAAGACCGTCAACACCGCGGCCGCATCGAAGATCCACTCGGATCATCACGCCATCTGGATCGATCCCTCCAACTCCAGCCACGTCATGATTGGCAACGACGGCGGCCTGGCCGTGTCGTACGACCAGTCAAAGACGTGGAACTTCCTGCCAAACCTGCCTGTCGGGCTCTTCTATCACGTGAGTTTCGACATGGCGATCCCGTATAACGTGTGCGGCGGCATGCAGGACAACTACGACTGGTGCGGCCCGAGCGCGGTGCGCGGCAACGCGGGCATCGGCAATCATCATTGGGCCACGATTCAGGGTGGCGACGGGTTCGTCGTGCTGCAGGATCCGACCGACCCGCGCGTGATCTACAGCGAATCTCAGGACGGCAACATCACGCGAATCGATCGCGTCACATTCGAGTCGATGTCGATTCGGCCGCAGGCCGCTCCGGGCGAGCCGCCTCTGCGGTGGCAGTGGGATACGCCCGTCACCCTGTCGCCCCACGACTCGAAGATCGTCTACGCACCAGCCAACAAGGTGTGGCGATCAAACGACAAGGGCCTGACCTTCGTGGCCATCAGCCCCGATCTCACCAGCGGTGCGAATCGCGACGACGTCGTGACGATGGGGGTGAAAGGCAGCGAGATTGCCATTTCGAGAAACGACGGGATCGCGGCCTGGCCGACCATCACGACATTTGCTGAATCGCCGAAGAAAGCGGGCCTGCTCTACGCAGGTACAGACGACGGGCGGCTGGCCGTGACGAAGGATGCGGGCAAGGCGTGGGCGCAGGTGATCGACAAGGTACCGGGTCTGCCCAAGGGGATCTACGTATCGAAGGTGGCGCCGTCGCGATTCGACGAGAACACGGTGTACGCCACGTTCGACGGCCATCGTCAGAACGACTTCGAGACGTACATCTACGCGAGTAGCGACGCCGGGCAGACCTGGCGGTCAATCAGCGGCAATCTCAAGGGCGAAGTGGCACGGACCCTGACCGAAGATCTCAAGAACCCGGACGTGCTTTATCTCGGCACCGAAACGGGGTTGTTCGTGTCGATCGACCGGGCGAAGAGCTGGATGCGTATCCGGTCGAACTTCCCGACCGTGCGAGTCGACGAGATTACGCTGCACACACGCGACAACGCGATGCTTATCGCGACGCACGGACGGTCGATCTGGATTCTCGATCACCTCGAGCCCATCCAGGAGTACGCGGCGGCGCAGGCGGCCGCCGAGGCCAAGCTGTTCACGCCGCCGCCGTTCTCGATGTACCGGCGGCCAGCCAGCGATCGCAACTACGAGTTCTGGGGCGACCAGACATTCTTCGGCGAGAACCCGCCGCAGGCAGCGATCATCTCCTGGTACCTCAAGAAGCAGGCCGGCGACGTGAAGTTGAAGATCACGGATGCGGCAGGTAAGGACGTGCGCGAGATGTCCGGGCAGGTGCTCGCCAACAGCAACAAGCCTGGGATGCAGTCGGCGTGTTGGGATTTCCGTGTGCAGCCGTTGCCGGCCCCGGCGGCCGACGCGGGCGGACGCGGCGGACGTGGCGGTGGTCAGGGAGGCGGCCCGCCTTCGCCGGCGGCTTCGGCGGGGCAAGCCCCTTCGGCTCCTCGACCAGGCTCGGAGCAGGCAGGCTCAGGGCAGGCGGCTGGGGGCGCGGCGGTACAGAACCCGTTCGGCGCGGGCTGCAGTTCTGGCGGCCGGGGCGGCGGACGCGGGGGCGGCGGCGGTGACGCCGGCCCGATGGTACCGGCCGGCACGTACACCGTGGCGCTGGTGGTTGACGGAAAGACGGTCGACAGCAAGCCGTTGAAGGTGACGTCGGATCCGGAAATCGCGCTGCCGGAGATCGAGCGCAGGAAGATGTTCGACATGGCGATGGAGATGCACGAACTCCAGCGCATGGGCAACGACGCGAGCGCTGCGCTTCGGCCGCTCAGCACGCGCGCCGGAGAACTGTCGAAGGAGATCGGCGGCCGTACCGATGTGCCGGCCGACGTCAAGGGGTCCTTCGAGGCCTTCAACAAGGACTTGACGGCGCTCATGCAGACGTTCGCGGCCGCTGGCGGTGGACGGGGCGGTGGCGGAGGTCGTGGCGGCGCGACGGCCGTGACGCCGACACCGAGTCTGATGGCGCGCGTAGGCCAGGCGAAGAGTGCGCTGTCGGCAACCATGCCCCTCACCGACGGGGCGCGGAAGGCCTATGCCGAGTCGAAGGCGCAGTTCCCGGGGAAGATGGCGGAGGTCAACGCCCTGATTGCGAAGGCGGCGACGCTCAGCAAGACGCTGGCGACATACAAGTTAAAGCTCGACGTACCGGAACCGATCAAGGCGCCGGCACCGGCGAAGAAGTAGGGCCAGAGGCGGGCGCGATTCATCGCGCCCGCCTCAGCAAATCACCCGCAACGCGCCTGGACGAACGGCAACCTCGAAGCGGCGGTCCTCGCAGACCAGTTCGCCATCGGCCGCAAACGGCAGTCGGCGCTCGCAGGTGATGACGGCCCGACCGGTTCGCACGACGCTCAATACGCCGTCCGGCACGCGCCAGCCATTCGCGAGACAGGTGAAGGCCCAGAGCAGACGTGCACGTGGCATCGGCTCGATGCAGGCGATCTCGAGCTGGCCATCGGCCATGTCGGAATCAACTGGCACGTTCATTCCACCGCCCAGCAGCGTCGTGTTGGTGATAAACGCGCCAGAGATCGACCTCGGGCAAACGTCGCCGATCGTGCCGGACACGGTGTCATTGCC harbors:
- a CDS encoding prolyl oligopeptidase family serine peptidase, with amino-acid sequence MSTRGPIGSGHLAKRFALAVSLILVLTVFQLPMFAQATTTAPPQKQTVAAPPAAQKPVTATPQAAGQKPTVAVPQVAPKTPEKAPEPPKKPLSWADQTLAQESYATPPAEVAPAVLAPRWQNVSLANPSPDKKWFLSQIGDGSVPMATFSKPFHELGGIFVDFKANRARALTIRNDVGIQIISAADGTKKTIQIPPNARVSNAVWSPDSKSVAYYVHTEDATHIWMTDITTNKARQLTTTPVLATLVSNFEFTDDSKQITTIVIPDGRKPMPVAPVAPSGPEVKVSEGTDKNRLRTFPSLMSTPYEFALLEWHTTGQLVAIDLTAPVAPVIKGRPAPPAKHIRKIGQPAMIRAIDASPDGKFIRVTTMTRPFSYIVPVGNFGQVEEVWDVDGKVLAKVTDRPLDLGTQAATAPDPSEPPAGRGSQAGKRELAWRADGQGLTYVEQEPAAPSTGGSGRAGAGRAGRGGAGAGGDQATGGARGQAPQRKDRLYQWAPPFAEKGAKVLFENNTRMNGVRYSPDMQTIFFRETSGQNTVEVAVNLQAPDQRYTLARFRTDDPAANPGTLVSTRGGGGGGRGGGGGRGGAGGGSGPVMMSPDNTGVYYQGATYDKEPEKVGPKTFIDKVTIKTGEKKRLFEGDNKDVFESVATVIDPEAGRFVVERQSSTEVPQFFLVDGPARKQLTENTDLFPDLTTAPKQRVIVERPDGIKFALSVTMPTDWKPGSPKPPAIFWLYPREFVDQDAIDRPDRTFNKNAFPSFGTRSMQFLARLGYAVVVEAPGGGLPIVGPANQQNNNYVNDLRNSLSAMIDELDRRGLVDRNRLAIGGHSYGAFTTVNAMVHTPFFKAGIAGDGAYNRTLTPLGFQSERRDLWEAPNVYLGMSPFLYANNLTGALLMYHNLADQNVGTDPTNSIRLHHALNGLGKTSALYLYPFEDHGPVARETLLDLWARWSAWLDKYVKNPVKVEKKAAPADAIDK